From one Candidatus Neomarinimicrobiota bacterium genomic stretch:
- a CDS encoding DUF177 domain-containing protein, with product MIKIPLQRLQQEGDLEFHFSGSQEELGLSDIEFPVREIDIRFHLIEADHGYYLAGDLAGIASLECHRCLTTFTRVLDLELSTLIVLDNAEEFELEDDIIYIPDDAQAIDVTGYIHDAILLDLPVKFLCKKDCQGLCAQCGTNLNVSSCDCDTETIDPRWQKLRELNLEE from the coding sequence ATGATTAAGATACCTTTACAACGGTTGCAGCAAGAGGGAGATCTGGAATTTCATTTCAGTGGGTCTCAGGAAGAATTGGGGCTCTCTGATATAGAGTTTCCTGTCCGTGAAATTGATATCAGATTTCATCTCATTGAGGCGGACCACGGCTACTATCTGGCTGGTGATTTGGCCGGTATTGCTTCTTTGGAATGTCATCGGTGTTTAACTACTTTCACCCGTGTATTGGACCTGGAGCTCAGCACCCTGATTGTACTGGATAACGCTGAAGAATTTGAACTCGAGGATGACATCATCTATATACCGGATGATGCGCAAGCTATCGATGTAACCGGCTATATCCACGACGCTATTTTATTGGACTTACCGGTAAAATTCCTGTGCAAAAAAGATTGCCAGGGACTTTGTGCCCAGTGCGGGACCAATTTAAATGTATCGAGTTGTGATTGCGATACGGAGACCATTGATCCACGCTGGCAAAAGTTAAGAGAACTGAATCTCGAAGAATAA
- the ndk gene encoding nucleoside-diphosphate kinase, producing the protein MQRTLAIIKPDAIRNGYQGKIIDHILDKGLRIVAMEQTHLTTAEAREFYAVHKERPFYNDLVEFMTSGPCIPMVLEHEHAVSYFREVIGATNPEEANEGTVRKLYAESLQNNAVHGSDSPENAQKEIAFFFTGRDIIT; encoded by the coding sequence ATGCAGCGCACACTAGCAATCATCAAACCGGACGCGATTCGCAACGGTTATCAGGGAAAAATCATCGATCATATCCTGGATAAAGGGTTGCGTATTGTCGCGATGGAGCAGACGCACCTGACCACCGCTGAGGCCCGGGAATTCTACGCCGTCCATAAAGAACGGCCGTTCTATAATGATTTGGTTGAGTTTATGACTTCCGGGCCGTGCATTCCTATGGTTCTGGAACACGAGCATGCCGTATCCTATTTCCGAGAGGTAATCGGGGCTACCAATCCTGAAGAAGCTAATGAGGGAACGGTGAGAAAACTGTACGCAGAATCCCTGCAAAACAACGCCGTACACGGATCTGATAGTCCTGAGAATGCTCAAAAAGAGATTGCATTTTTCTTCACCGGGCGGGATATTATAACGTAA
- the sucD gene encoding succinate--CoA ligase subunit alpha, whose translation MSILVNNDTRLIVQGITGSEGSFHTSQMLEYGTNIVAGVTPGKGGQTHHGVPVYNTVKEAKEKTDANTSIIFVPPPFAADAIMEAADADLDLVVCITEGIPVKDMVQVRRYLEDKPTRLVGPNCPGVITPGESKIGIMPGFIHEPGRVGIISRSGTLTYEAVHQITNHGYGQSTAIGIGGDPIIGSTFIDLLQLFAKDDDTDAVVLIGEIGGSAEEEAANWVTENNFNKPVIAFVAGQTAPPGRRMGHAGAIVSGGQGTAEDKMKALRAAGITVCDSPATIGKNVAKALKG comes from the coding sequence ATGAGCATTTTAGTCAACAACGATACCCGGCTCATTGTGCAGGGAATCACCGGGAGCGAGGGTTCGTTTCACACCTCACAGATGCTGGAATACGGGACGAATATTGTCGCCGGTGTTACCCCGGGTAAAGGGGGCCAGACGCATCACGGCGTTCCTGTATATAATACGGTAAAGGAAGCCAAAGAGAAGACCGACGCAAACACATCGATTATTTTTGTTCCGCCGCCGTTTGCCGCGGATGCAATAATGGAAGCCGCGGATGCGGATTTGGACTTAGTCGTCTGTATTACCGAGGGTATTCCGGTCAAGGATATGGTTCAGGTTCGGCGTTATCTCGAGGACAAACCAACACGATTAGTCGGTCCCAACTGTCCGGGCGTTATCACGCCGGGTGAATCAAAGATCGGTATTATGCCGGGCTTCATCCATGAGCCTGGCCGTGTGGGTATTATTTCCCGAAGCGGCACCCTCACCTATGAGGCGGTGCACCAGATCACCAATCATGGATACGGCCAATCAACCGCCATCGGCATTGGCGGTGATCCAATCATTGGCAGTACTTTTATTGACTTGTTACAACTATTTGCCAAAGACGATGACACCGATGCGGTTGTCCTCATTGGCGAAATCGGTGGATCGGCGGAAGAAGAAGCAGCGAATTGGGTTACTGAAAATAATTTTAACAAACCCGTGATCGCATTCGTTGCGGGGCAAACCGCCCCTCCCGGACGTCGCATGGGGCACGCCGGTGCAATCGTCTCCGGCGGCCAGGGTACCGCGGAGGACAAAATGAAGGCGCTCCGGGCTGCAGGAATCACGGTCTGCGATAGCCCGGCCACTATCGGTAAAAATGTAGCGAAGGCACTCAAAGGTTAG
- a CDS encoding SPOR domain-containing protein: MRKRQLILIGLISLLLIGCGADDRTPIEQSGTANQPVNLEIQADDMQADYMVEWSFTETPSTVSLSQYDFQPINTSPQVSFIPPDTGMYRLQYAVTDQSGEEIAVQPFVVNVSGRQQQKMTEEEDTTAMEQPEESTEEMAETAEEPAKPKPSKEKASQPTSTRQKSTDRADLIPRVPGRYTVQVSAWRTFSKAESVANTVKKLGYDAYIQRAKFPDTGQVWYRVRVGSFSSPEAAKSLRRKLVSESELPDESIWVDFQRKDS; this comes from the coding sequence ATGCGCAAGCGTCAATTAATTTTAATCGGTCTGATATCGTTGCTGCTCATTGGATGTGGTGCCGATGATCGTACTCCGATCGAACAAAGTGGGACCGCAAATCAACCGGTCAACCTGGAGATTCAGGCCGATGACATGCAGGCAGACTATATGGTGGAGTGGTCGTTCACGGAGACTCCGTCTACTGTTTCCCTGAGTCAGTACGATTTCCAGCCAATAAATACAAGTCCACAGGTTTCTTTCATTCCTCCGGATACCGGAATGTATCGGCTTCAGTATGCCGTCACTGATCAATCCGGGGAAGAGATTGCCGTTCAGCCATTTGTTGTCAATGTATCAGGCCGCCAGCAGCAAAAGATGACCGAAGAGGAAGATACCACTGCGATGGAGCAGCCGGAAGAATCCACTGAAGAAATGGCAGAGACTGCTGAGGAACCGGCGAAGCCAAAACCGTCGAAGGAAAAAGCATCTCAGCCGACCAGCACCCGGCAAAAATCCACAGATCGCGCAGACCTGATTCCGAGAGTCCCTGGAAGGTATACGGTACAGGTCTCCGCCTGGAGAACATTCAGTAAAGCGGAGAGCGTAGCGAATACCGTAAAAAAACTGGGATACGATGCTTACATCCAGCGGGCCAAATTCCCGGATACCGGTCAAGTCTGGTATCGGGTACGCGTCGGTTCATTCAGCTCGCCAGAAGCCGCCAAATCCTTGCGACGGAAACTCGTCAGCGAATCGGAACTCCCGGATGAATCTATCTGGGTGGACTTTCAGCGGAAAGACTCATAA